The Streptomyces sp. NBC_00483 genome contains the following window.
TGCTCATCGGCGTGAACACGGTCGCCGTCATCGCGTCGATGGCCGGCCCGTACCTGCTGGGTGGACTGATCCAGGACGTCTCCGAGAACCCGGGCGGCGTCGACTCCCTCGAAGGGCCCCAACTGGCCCGCACCATCGGCCTGTTCGCGCTCGCCCTGGTGGTCCAAGCCGTGTTCATCCGGCAGGTCCGGCTGCGCGGGGCGATGCTCGGCGAGCGGATGCTGGCGGACCTGCGGGAGGACTTCCTGGTGCGGTCCGTGGGCCTGCCGCCCGGCGTTCTGGAGCGGGCGGGAACGGGCGACCTGCTGTCCCGGATCACCACGGACATCGACCGGCTCGCGAACGCGATGCGGGAGGCCGTGCCCCAGCTGTCCATCGGTGTCGTGTGGGCGGCGCTGCTCATCGGCGGGCTCGCGGTGACCGCGCCGCCGCTGGCGCCCGCGCTGCTCATCGCGGTGCCGGTTCTGGTGCTCGGCTGCCGCTGGTACTTCAAGCGGGCGCCGTCCGCGTACCGCTCGGAGGCCGCCGGGTACGCGGCCGTCGCCGCGGCGCTCGCCGAGACCGTGGACGCCGGGCGCACCATCGAGGCGCACCGGCTCGGCGACCGCCGCATCGACCTGTCGGAGCGGCGCGTCAAGGAGTGGACCGCCTGGGAGCGGTACACCCTCTACCTGCGCTCCGTGCTCTTCCCGGTGATCAACACCGTGCACGTCCTCGTGCTGCTGTCGGTGCTGGTGGTCGGCGGTGTCTTCGTCCTCCAGGGCTGGATCGGCGTGGGGCAGCTGACCACGAGCGCCCTCATCGCGCAGATGCTGGTGGATCCGATCGGGATGATCCTGCGCTGGTACGACGAGCTTCAGGTCGCCCAGGTGTCGCTGGCCCGGCTCGTCGGTGTGCGGGACATCGAGCCGGACGCGGGCGATGCCTCCGTGCGGCCCGCCGGCCGTGATGTCCAGGCCGACGCGGTGCACTTCGGCTACCGCGAGGGCGTCGACGTACTGCGCAAGGTGTCCTTGGAGGTCGCCCCCGGCACGCGGCTCGCCCTGGTCGGCCCCTCGGGCGCGGGCAAGTCGACGCTCGGGCGGCTGCTCGCCGGGATCTATGCGCCGCGCACCGGGCAGGTCACGCTGGGCGGCGCGGAACTCTCCCGGATGGAGGCCGAGCGGGTC
Protein-coding sequences here:
- a CDS encoding ABC transporter ATP-binding protein, with the translated sequence MIGVAPPAYDPAAPTTAHTLPVGAPATVRAYVRELYQRHRREFLLLIGVNTVAVIASMAGPYLLGGLIQDVSENPGGVDSLEGPQLARTIGLFALALVVQAVFIRQVRLRGAMLGERMLADLREDFLVRSVGLPPGVLERAGTGDLLSRITTDIDRLANAMREAVPQLSIGVVWAALLIGGLAVTAPPLAPALLIAVPVLVLGCRWYFKRAPSAYRSEAAGYAAVAAALAETVDAGRTIEAHRLGDRRIDLSERRVKEWTAWERYTLYLRSVLFPVINTVHVLVLLSVLVVGGVFVLQGWIGVGQLTTSALIAQMLVDPIGMILRWYDELQVAQVSLARLVGVRDIEPDAGDASVRPAGRDVQADAVHFGYREGVDVLRKVSLEVAPGTRLALVGPSGAGKSTLGRLLAGIYAPRTGQVTLGGAELSRMEAERVRSHVALVNQEHHVFVGSLRDNLRLARTGAEDAELWAALGAVDAEGWAGGLADGLDTEVGSGGVALTPAQAQQIALARLVLADPHTLVLDEATSLLDPRAARNLERSLGRVLDGRTVVAIAHRLHTAHDADVIAVVEDGRIRELGSHDDLVAADGAYAALWRSWHG